In Synechococcus sp. UW69, a single genomic region encodes these proteins:
- a CDS encoding ribulose bisphosphate carboxylase small subunit, with translation MPFQSTVGDYQTVATLETFGFLPPMTQDEIYDQIAYIIAQGWSPLVEHVHPSNSMAIYWSYWKLPFFGEKDLNVVVSELEACHRAYPDHHVRIVGYDAYTQSQGACFVVFEGR, from the coding sequence ATGCCTTTCCAGAGCACCGTGGGTGACTATCAAACAGTCGCCACCCTGGAGACCTTCGGCTTCCTCCCGCCGATGACCCAGGACGAGATCTACGACCAGATCGCGTACATCATTGCCCAGGGTTGGAGCCCGCTCGTTGAGCACGTCCATCCCAGCAACTCCATGGCCATCTATTGGTCTTATTGGAAGCTCCCCTTCTTCGGTGAGAAGGATCTGAACGTTGTCGTCAGTGAGCTCGAGGCTTGCCACCGCGCATACCCCGATCACCACGTGCGCATCGTCGGTTACGACGCCTACACCCAGAGCCAGGGTGCCTGCTTCGTGGTCTTCGAAGGACGCTGA
- a CDS encoding form I ribulose bisphosphate carboxylase large subunit — protein sequence MSKKYDAGVKEYRDTYWTPDYVPLDTDLLACFKCTGQEGVPKEEVAAAVAAESSTGTWSTVWSELLTDLDFYKGRCYRIEDVPGDKESFYAFIAYPLDLFEEGSITNVLTSLVGNVFGFKALRHLRLEDIRFPMAFIKSCYGPPNGIQVERDRMNKYGRPLLGCTIKPKLGLSGKNYGRVVYECLRGGLDFTKDDENINSQPFQRWQNRFEFVAEAIKLSEQETGERKGHYLNVTANTPEEMYERAEFAKELGMPIVMHDFITGGFTANTGLSKWCRKNGMLLHIHRAMHAVIDRHPKHGIHFRVLAKCLRLSGGDQLHTGTVVGKLEGDRQTTLGYIDQLRESFVPEDRSRGNFFDQDWGSMPGVFAVASGGIHVWHMPALVAIFGDDSVLQFGGGTHGHPWGSAAGAAANRVALEACVKARNAGREIEKESRDILMEAGKHSPELAIALETWKEIKFEFDTVDKLDVQN from the coding sequence ATGAGCAAGAAGTACGACGCTGGGGTCAAGGAGTACAGGGATACCTACTGGACTCCTGATTACGTCCCCCTCGACACCGACCTGCTGGCCTGCTTCAAGTGCACCGGCCAAGAAGGTGTGCCCAAGGAAGAAGTTGCCGCTGCTGTGGCCGCTGAATCCTCCACCGGCACCTGGTCCACTGTGTGGTCCGAGCTCCTCACCGATCTCGACTTCTACAAGGGCCGTTGCTACCGCATCGAAGACGTCCCTGGTGACAAGGAGTCTTTCTATGCCTTCATCGCTTACCCCCTCGACCTGTTCGAAGAGGGTTCCATCACCAACGTTCTGACCTCCCTGGTCGGCAACGTCTTCGGTTTCAAGGCTCTCCGCCACCTCCGTCTGGAAGACATCCGCTTCCCGATGGCGTTCATCAAGAGCTGCTACGGCCCGCCGAACGGCATCCAGGTCGAGCGCGACCGGATGAACAAGTACGGCCGTCCCCTGCTGGGTTGCACCATCAAGCCGAAGCTCGGCCTGAGCGGTAAGAACTACGGCCGTGTTGTCTATGAGTGCCTGCGCGGCGGTCTGGACTTCACCAAGGACGACGAGAACATCAACTCCCAGCCCTTCCAGCGTTGGCAGAACCGCTTCGAATTCGTTGCGGAAGCCATCAAGCTGTCCGAGCAGGAGACCGGTGAGCGCAAGGGTCACTACCTCAACGTGACTGCCAACACTCCCGAAGAGATGTACGAGCGCGCTGAGTTCGCCAAAGAACTCGGTATGCCTATCGTCATGCACGACTTCATCACCGGTGGCTTCACAGCCAACACCGGTCTGTCGAAGTGGTGCCGCAAGAACGGCATGCTCTTGCACATCCACCGCGCCATGCACGCGGTGATCGACCGTCATCCCAAGCACGGCATTCACTTCCGCGTTCTCGCCAAGTGTCTGCGTCTGTCTGGTGGTGACCAGCTCCACACCGGCACCGTGGTCGGCAAGCTGGAAGGTGATCGTCAGACCACCCTCGGCTACATCGACCAGCTGCGCGAATCCTTCGTGCCCGAAGACCGCAGCCGCGGCAACTTCTTCGATCAGGACTGGGGTTCCATGCCTGGTGTGTTCGCCGTTGCTTCCGGCGGTATCCACGTCTGGCACATGCCCGCACTGGTCGCCATTTTCGGTGACGACTCCGTGCTGCAGTTCGGTGGTGGTACCCACGGTCACCCCTGGGGCTCCGCTGCTGGTGCTGCTGCCAACCGTGTGGCCCTCGAGGCCTGCGTCAAGGCACGCAATGCCGGTCGCGAGATCGAGAAGGAAAGCCGGGACATCCTCATGGAAGCCGGTAAGCACAGCCCTGAGCTGGCCATCGCTCTCGAGACCTGGAAGGAGATCAAGTTCGAGTTCGACACCGTCGACAAGCTCGACGTTCAGAACTGA
- a CDS encoding BMC domain-containing protein, translating into MANETMGIALGMIETRGLVPAIEAADAMTKAAEVRLIGREFVGGGYVTVLVRGETGAVNAAVRAGADACERVGDGLVAAHIIARPHREVEPALGNGNFLGQKD; encoded by the coding sequence ATGGCTAACGAAACCATGGGCATCGCCCTCGGCATGATCGAGACCCGCGGTCTGGTCCCCGCCATCGAGGCAGCTGATGCCATGACCAAGGCTGCCGAAGTGCGCCTGATTGGTCGCGAGTTCGTCGGTGGCGGTTACGTCACCGTTCTGGTGCGCGGCGAAACCGGTGCTGTGAACGCTGCAGTGCGTGCTGGCGCTGATGCTTGCGAGCGCGTCGGTGACGGCCTGGTTGCTGCTCACATCATTGCCCGCCCCCACCGCGAAGTGGAGCCTGCACTGGGCAACGGCAACTTCCTTGGTCAGAAGGACTGA
- a CDS encoding non-canonical purine NTP pyrophosphatase: MLGPLPIHVQRQPDDLDVEETGSTYRENAELKATAAALRTQGWALADDSGLEVDALQCAPGLFSARYAEGNDAKVQRILAELGPSLYRSACFRSTMVLSDPTGTCRAAAEGICWGELLSAPAYPGGGFESLLWVREARCTYGELNPAQLSRLGSRGKAARALAPQLRQLLDLN, from the coding sequence ATGCTGGGTCCGCTTCCCATCCACGTTCAGCGTCAACCCGATGATCTGGATGTTGAGGAAACGGGAAGCACCTACCGGGAAAACGCCGAGCTGAAGGCCACCGCAGCAGCACTGCGAACTCAAGGTTGGGCGCTTGCAGACGATTCCGGGCTTGAAGTTGATGCACTCCAGTGCGCGCCTGGCCTGTTTTCCGCCCGATACGCCGAAGGCAACGACGCCAAAGTGCAGAGAATCCTTGCGGAGCTTGGCCCGTCCCTTTATCGCAGCGCCTGCTTCCGCAGCACGATGGTGCTGAGCGACCCCACAGGGACGTGCCGAGCGGCGGCAGAGGGCATTTGCTGGGGTGAGCTCCTCAGCGCACCGGCCTACCCAGGTGGCGGCTTTGAATCCTTGCTCTGGGTGCGTGAAGCCCGTTGCACCTATGGCGAACTGAACCCGGCACAACTCAGCCGACTGGGCAGTCGTGGCAAAGCAGCACGAGCTCTGGCACCTCAATTACGCCAACTTCTTGACCTGAACTGA
- a CDS encoding BMC domain-containing protein: protein MTRFASFDARERRRGGSALVTGTEVTSQQGGASCVVTTDSESPRLLRQNSQVQSIELRTHVFIDSLQPQLAAYMGSVSQGFLPIPGDACLWMEVSPGMAVHRVTDIALKASNVRLGQMVVERAFGSMALYHRDQSTVLHSGDVVLEAIGSTIEQRSPAEVSWTEVIRAITPDHAVLINRLNRRGSMIEAGMSMFILETEPAGYVLIAANEAEKSSNITLVDVKAVGAFGRLTLAGREGDVEEAAAAAMRAIDHVNRNARLR, encoded by the coding sequence ATGACCCGTTTTGCCAGCTTCGATGCTCGGGAGCGGCGACGCGGCGGTAGTGCTCTCGTCACCGGGACTGAGGTGACCTCCCAGCAGGGAGGGGCAAGTTGTGTTGTCACGACGGATTCTGAGTCTCCCCGGCTGCTTCGCCAAAACAGCCAAGTGCAGTCGATCGAACTGCGCACCCACGTGTTCATCGACTCGCTGCAACCTCAACTTGCGGCCTACATGGGGTCGGTGAGTCAAGGATTCCTGCCCATTCCTGGAGACGCCTGCCTCTGGATGGAGGTTTCTCCGGGCATGGCGGTTCACCGCGTCACCGACATTGCTCTGAAAGCCAGCAATGTTCGCCTCGGCCAGATGGTGGTGGAGCGGGCTTTTGGTTCGATGGCCCTTTATCACCGCGACCAGAGCACTGTTCTCCATTCCGGAGATGTGGTGCTGGAAGCGATTGGCAGCACGATTGAGCAGCGTTCTCCAGCAGAGGTGAGCTGGACCGAAGTCATTCGAGCAATTACGCCGGACCACGCCGTGTTGATTAACCGCCTCAACCGACGCGGTTCCATGATTGAGGCCGGGATGAGCATGTTCATCCTGGAGACTGAGCCGGCGGGGTATGTGCTGATTGCTGCCAATGAGGCTGAAAAATCCTCGAATATCACTTTGGTGGACGTGAAAGCTGTGGGTGCCTTTGGACGCCTCACCCTGGCGGGGCGTGAAGGTGATGTTGAGGAAGCGGCGGCAGCAGCGATGCGCGCCATCGACCATGTCAACCGCAACGCACGATTGCGCTGA
- a CDS encoding ferredoxin:protochlorophyllide reductase (ATP-dependent) subunit N: MAGPTLLKESGPREVFCGLTSIVWLHRRMPDAFFLVVGSRTCAHLIQSAAGVMIFAEPRFGTAILNERDLAGLADAHDELDRVCKELLQRRPEIRTLFLVGSCPSEVIKLDLARAAERLNDELSGRVRVVNYSGSGIETTFTQGEDGALAALIPLLPASDERQLLLVGTLADAVEDRLIHLFQRMGIETIHSLPPRQSTDLPGVGAGTTVLLTQPFLTETARLLSDRGATVLTAPFPLGAEGSRRWMEAAANAFHLPDERIAAVLDPLMERAQSALARHRAVLEGKRIFLLPESQLELPLARFLQRECGMELVEVGTPYLNREQMAAELALLPDDTPVMEGQHVEQQLDRVRASQPDLVVCGMGLANPLEAEGIATKWSIELVFSPIHGIDQAGDLAELFSRPLRRRQMIRPGLHPSNPDQTVHA; this comes from the coding sequence ATGGCCGGGCCCACCCTGTTAAAGGAATCAGGACCACGGGAGGTGTTCTGTGGACTGACCTCGATCGTATGGCTACATCGGCGCATGCCCGATGCCTTCTTTCTGGTGGTGGGATCCCGCACCTGCGCCCATCTGATCCAGAGCGCCGCTGGGGTGATGATTTTTGCCGAACCCCGTTTCGGCACCGCGATTCTCAACGAACGGGACCTGGCCGGCCTCGCCGATGCCCACGACGAACTAGATCGCGTCTGCAAGGAACTGCTGCAACGCCGTCCCGAGATCCGCACGCTGTTTCTGGTGGGTTCTTGCCCCAGCGAAGTGATCAAGCTGGATCTAGCCCGGGCCGCCGAACGGCTGAACGACGAGCTCTCCGGCCGAGTGAGGGTGGTGAATTACTCCGGGAGCGGCATTGAAACCACCTTTACCCAGGGAGAAGACGGGGCGCTGGCGGCGCTGATTCCGCTCCTCCCCGCTAGCGACGAGCGGCAGTTGCTACTGGTGGGCACCCTCGCCGATGCGGTGGAAGACAGGCTGATTCATCTGTTCCAGCGGATGGGCATCGAGACAATTCACAGCCTGCCTCCGCGGCAATCGACTGACCTGCCTGGGGTGGGAGCGGGAACCACGGTGCTACTCACCCAACCCTTTCTCACCGAAACCGCCCGCTTGCTGAGCGATCGCGGCGCCACAGTTCTCACGGCCCCATTTCCCCTGGGAGCCGAAGGCAGTCGCCGTTGGATGGAGGCTGCTGCCAATGCCTTCCATCTCCCGGACGAGCGGATCGCCGCAGTGCTCGATCCGTTGATGGAACGGGCCCAAAGCGCCCTGGCCCGCCACCGCGCCGTGCTGGAGGGCAAGCGGATCTTTCTTCTCCCCGAATCCCAACTCGAACTGCCCCTAGCCCGGTTCCTGCAACGCGAATGCGGCATGGAGTTGGTGGAGGTGGGAACGCCTTATCTGAACCGTGAACAGATGGCCGCTGAGCTGGCCTTGCTCCCCGACGACACACCGGTGATGGAGGGGCAGCACGTGGAGCAACAGCTGGACCGGGTGCGCGCCAGCCAACCGGACCTTGTTGTCTGTGGCATGGGCCTCGCCAATCCGCTCGAGGCCGAAGGCATCGCCACCAAATGGTCGATCGAATTGGTGTTCAGCCCGATTCACGGCATCGACCAAGCCGGAGACCTGGCGGAACTGTTTTCCAGACCGTTGCGTCGCCGGCAAATGATTCGACCCGGCCTACATCCGAGCAACCCCGACCAAACCGTGCACGCCTGA
- a CDS encoding ferredoxin:protochlorophyllide reductase (ATP-dependent) subunit B, whose protein sequence is MQLTLWTYEGPPHVGAMRIAASMHGVHYVLHAPQGDTYADLLFTMIERRGQRPPVTYTTFQARDLGGDTAELVKRHVREAVDRFQPDALLVGESCTAELIQDQPGALAQGMDLTMPVVNLELPAYSKKENWGAAETFYQLIRNLLKAQAPTDINHDPQAWKEEGRRPRVNLLGPSLLGFRCRDDVLEVQKLLTLHGIDVGVVAPLGAGVDDLKRIPDADLNVCLYPEVAESTCSWLERNFGMPFSRTVPIGVGATHDFLVEVHTLLGLEAPAADEGYKRSRLPWYSESVDSTYLTGKRVFIFGDGSHAIAAARICSQELGFSVVGLGTYSREMARPVRAAAKALGLEALICDDYLEVEAAMAEAAPELVLGTQMERHSAKRLGIPCSVISTPMHVQDVPARMSPQMGWEGANVIFDDWVHPLMMGLEEHLIGMFRHDFEFVDGHQSHLGHAGGAGAADISALSDVPEDGQDCLQWTADGEAELKKIPFFVRGKVRRNTEAYARDVGCREISSETLYDAKAHFKA, encoded by the coding sequence ATGCAACTAACGCTCTGGACCTATGAAGGGCCACCCCATGTGGGGGCCATGCGTATCGCCGCCTCGATGCACGGCGTGCACTACGTGCTCCATGCCCCCCAGGGGGACACCTACGCCGACCTGCTGTTCACGATGATTGAGCGGCGCGGGCAACGTCCGCCGGTCACCTACACCACTTTCCAGGCCCGAGATCTCGGGGGTGACACCGCAGAACTGGTGAAACGGCATGTGCGCGAAGCCGTGGACCGCTTCCAACCCGATGCCCTGCTGGTGGGTGAGAGTTGCACCGCGGAGTTGATTCAGGATCAACCGGGCGCCCTGGCCCAGGGCATGGATCTAACCATGCCGGTAGTGAATCTTGAGCTGCCGGCCTACAGCAAGAAGGAGAACTGGGGAGCTGCGGAGACCTTCTATCAATTAATCCGCAACCTGCTCAAAGCGCAGGCCCCCACAGACATCAACCATGACCCCCAGGCATGGAAAGAGGAGGGCCGTCGACCCCGGGTGAACCTGCTGGGGCCGTCTCTGCTCGGTTTCCGCTGCCGCGACGACGTGCTGGAGGTGCAGAAGCTGCTCACCTTGCACGGCATCGATGTGGGCGTGGTGGCACCGCTCGGTGCGGGGGTGGACGATCTGAAGCGCATCCCCGATGCCGATCTGAACGTTTGCCTCTATCCGGAGGTAGCCGAATCCACCTGCAGCTGGCTGGAGCGCAACTTCGGCATGCCCTTCAGTCGAACGGTACCGATCGGTGTGGGCGCCACCCACGATTTCCTCGTCGAAGTGCACACCCTGCTGGGGCTCGAGGCACCCGCTGCTGACGAGGGCTACAAACGCTCACGCTTGCCTTGGTATTCGGAGTCTGTGGACTCCACTTATCTCACCGGCAAGCGGGTGTTCATTTTCGGCGACGGCAGCCATGCCATTGCAGCAGCACGGATCTGCAGCCAAGAACTGGGCTTCAGCGTTGTGGGGCTGGGAACCTACAGCCGGGAGATGGCCAGGCCCGTCCGGGCGGCCGCCAAGGCCCTGGGCCTGGAGGCCTTGATCTGTGACGACTACCTAGAAGTGGAAGCCGCCATGGCCGAGGCAGCGCCAGAACTGGTGCTCGGAACACAAATGGAACGACACAGCGCCAAGCGGCTGGGGATTCCCTGCTCCGTGATCAGCACGCCGATGCATGTTCAAGACGTGCCGGCCCGGATGAGCCCCCAAATGGGCTGGGAAGGGGCAAACGTGATCTTCGACGACTGGGTGCATCCGCTGATGATGGGACTAGAGGAACACCTGATCGGAATGTTCCGCCACGACTTCGAATTCGTGGATGGCCACCAGAGCCATTTGGGCCATGCCGGTGGTGCCGGAGCAGCAGACATTTCCGCATTGAGCGACGTCCCGGAGGACGGCCAAGATTGTCTGCAATGGACAGCCGATGGGGAAGCCGAACTGAAGAAGATCCCCTTCTTCGTACGGGGCAAGGTGCGTCGCAACACCGAGGCTTACGCCCGCGATGTGGGCTGCCGGGAGATCAGCAGCGAAACGCTCTATGACGCCAAAGCCCACTTCAAGGCATGA
- the bchL gene encoding ferredoxin:protochlorophyllide reductase (ATP-dependent) iron-sulfur ATP-binding protein, which yields MTTTLTRPADGEGSVQVHQDPALDIQEETLVIAVYGKGGIGKSTTSSNLSAAFSKLGKRVLQIGCDPKHDSTFTLTHKMVPTVIDILEEVDFHSEELRPEDFVFTGFNGVQCVESGGPPAGTGCGGYVTGQTVKLLKEHHLLEDTDVVIFDVLGDVVCGGFAAPLQHANYCLIVTANDFDSIFAMNRIVQAIQAKAKNYKVRLGGVVANRSADTDQIDKFNERTGLRTMAHFRDVDAIRRSRLKKCTIFEMDDDDEAVEAVRNEYLRLAQNMLDKVEPLEAVSLKDREIFDLLGFD from the coding sequence ATGACCACGACTCTGACGCGACCGGCGGACGGCGAAGGCAGTGTTCAGGTCCACCAGGACCCAGCACTGGACATCCAGGAGGAGACCCTGGTGATTGCCGTCTACGGCAAAGGTGGGATCGGCAAATCCACTACCTCATCAAACCTGTCAGCCGCCTTCTCAAAACTGGGCAAGCGGGTGCTTCAGATCGGCTGCGACCCTAAACACGACAGCACCTTCACCCTCACCCACAAGATGGTGCCGACGGTGATCGACATCCTCGAGGAGGTGGACTTCCACAGCGAAGAGCTGCGACCGGAGGATTTCGTCTTCACTGGCTTCAATGGTGTGCAGTGCGTTGAGAGTGGTGGCCCGCCAGCAGGAACTGGCTGCGGCGGTTACGTCACCGGACAGACCGTGAAGCTGCTCAAGGAGCATCACCTTCTGGAAGACACCGATGTGGTGATCTTCGATGTACTCGGCGATGTGGTGTGTGGTGGCTTTGCCGCCCCGCTGCAACACGCCAACTACTGCCTGATCGTGACGGCCAACGATTTCGATTCGATCTTCGCGATGAATCGCATCGTTCAGGCGATTCAGGCCAAAGCCAAGAACTACAAGGTGAGGCTGGGCGGCGTCGTCGCGAACCGCTCTGCTGACACTGATCAGATCGACAAGTTCAACGAACGCACCGGCCTGCGCACCATGGCCCATTTCAGGGATGTGGATGCAATTCGTCGGTCGAGGCTGAAGAAATGCACCATCTTTGAAATGGATGATGACGATGAGGCAGTGGAAGCTGTGCGCAATGAATACCTGCGGTTAGCCCAGAACATGCTCGACAAGGTGGAGCCCCTGGAGGCCGTATCCCTCAAAGACCGCGAAATCTTCGACCTGCTGGGCTTCGACTGA